GGTGCCTCCGAGCTGAATCCTGCAGCCGTATATTTGGTGGAGGTGGTAGAAGTCATAAGCTTGGAACACCTGGTAGGTGAACTCTGTCAGGCTCATACCGTCTGCGCTCCTCAGCCGGGACTGCACGCTGTGGCGGCTGAGCATGGTCCCCATCCGGAAGTGCCTGCCGGTCTCCGACAGAAAGTCCACCACCCCCCGGCTCTTATACCAGCTCCGGTTGTTCAGCACGTTCACCGTGCCCAGAGGCCTCGAGCGGTCGTGGAAAAGCGCCTCGTGGTTGATGAAAATCCTCTGAATGCTCTCCCGGATGCCGCGGGTGTTCTCCTCCACTACATCCGCGGACAGCCGCTCGCGCTCGCTCGTTTTCCCGCTCGGGTCCCCGATTTGCGCCGTGGCCCCTCCGAGCAGCGCGACGACGTTGTGCCCGGCGCCCCGGAAGTGCAGCAGGCCGATAATGGCGAGCAGGTTGCCCACATGGAGGCTGTCGGCCGTGGGGTCGAAGCCGCAGTATACAGTCTGAGGAGCGGACTGGAGCAGCCGGGGAAGCTGGTCCTGTGCTGCGTTTTCTGGGAAAGAATCCTTCAGAACACCGCGCTTGTGCAGCGAGAGGAGCAGTCCGCTGGACGCAGCGGCGGAGCGGTGAAATTTAGACCCGGGTGTGAGGAAGAGACGCGCTCGTCTCAGGAGGCTACAGGACGCGTGTCGCGAAACACAACAGCAGAACCCGAGCATGGACACCGCCATGTTGGACAATGtgacgaggaggaggaagagcgtCAGATAATTTGATAAATGTagactgccccctgctggagtgGTTCTGAATCAGAGCAACCGCGGACATGGCAATGGCTGCTTATTTACTCAACCAAGGGTCAAGGTCATAATACTCGTCTATCGTCATTTTGTGGGTCAGATTGGGAACTGCTGAATTAAAGAGGAAGTTCTGGATTTATGAAGTGGGATTCTATTAAAAGACTCTCattcaaatgtaaatttttattaGTATCAGTGTACTTTCATAGAAATGAGTATTAAGCATTTAAGCTTTCATCTTCAAAGTTAACTTTTTgcatttccaaatgttttaagCTCATGTCTTCCTCATAACACAAGGGTATTCATCTCTCTTCTGATTCTACTTTGTAGAATCTACTTCTGATTCATTTATTACAGACAAAGAACTATACAAATCTACACAAATATCTTTACTATATGCGAGCTACACTGTAGCCCAGTTTGGCCCGAGTTTCAGTCTAAGAAACTATTTGTCAGAGAAACCATTATTAACTGTAAAAGCTCAAATTTGGTgttcaaaaaaagaagaaagtaaaaatatatatatattcaaacaGACTCAAGTTGTTCTTTCAGATGTCAACAAACAAGGTAGAGGatttcaaaatcattttattttttttaaattcattcaaTGTCAATTTGCCTTTTTGCAAAGGACTAACTATGCATGACTAAATATTCAGTACATTCAAACATTTACAGTATTATTATCCGAGCCACAAAGCACACGGACAATACATCCAACGATGCTTTCTGTCTCTGAAGTAGACTAgagctgcaaaaataaagaaataaacaagttGAAGGTCACAAAAAACCCTAATTCCTATGACTGCTGCCCCTGGAAAATAATAATCTGTATatactggaaaagaaaagaaaatattaaaatttttctgTATTGTTGCTTCTGTTTATGTGCTCTAGAGCAGAGCAGCACAGACTTACTGTATTAGATTGAATAAGAAAAACAGGGACGGAGAAATAGTACCTTTCTATATCCTGAGCTAGTGCAAAAAGGAAGACTAAGAATCCCTGATACAAGTTAAAAAGTCCCTTGTCAATTCTACATCAAACAAAACGCCCCCAAGAGTAAACCAGCTTCACCTCTTGGGCCTTTTTGTagtgtttcattcattttcagtttcGCTTTTAAAAACCCTTTTGAGCAAATCCTTCATTTTCATTGACTGACGATCAATTTCTGTTGAAAAATCCGATCACACGACGCACCATTCTATAGGTTTCCATTAGATCACATGAACAGGTCAGTGTTTACAATTTTTCAATCACGTGAGTCTTCGACGTTGgcgtgtacacacacacacacacacacccacacacacgcacacacccacacacacaccaaggcACATGTTGGTAGCTGATCGCCAAGCATGATCTGCAAGGTGAAAAACTGAGCTGCGTTGGGAGAATTCTTTGCAATATGAGACAAGATATACAGTTGAAGCCAGATATGTACATACTCTGAAAGAAATTCCTTTTTCCCCCtgtttgacattaaatcagtttttttctgttgtaaatcAGTTAAGATTACAAAcattatttccatttgcttaACTCTAGAATCACGAGTAAGAtctttttatttgagaaaagtatttgttt
Above is a window of Xiphophorus hellerii strain 12219 chromosome 2, Xiphophorus_hellerii-4.1, whole genome shotgun sequence DNA encoding:
- the yars2 gene encoding tyrosine--tRNA ligase, mitochondrial, yielding MAVSMLGFCCCVSRHASCSLLRRARLFLTPGSKFHRSAAASSGLLLSLHKRGVLKDSFPENAAQDQLPRLLQSAPQTVYCGFDPTADSLHVGNLLAIIGLLHFRGAGHNVVALLGGATAQIGDPSGKTSERERLSADVVEENTRGIRESIQRIFINHEALFHDRSRPLGTVNVLNNRSWYKSRGVVDFLSETGRHFRMGTMLSRHSVQSRLRSADGMSLTEFTYQVFQAYDFYHLHQIYGCRIQLGGTDQLGNLMSGHEYIHKVKGEEVYGLTIPLVTSTTGDKLGKTAGNAVWLNRDKTSPFQLYQFFLRQPDASVERYLKLFTFLPLGEVETLMEQQREDPSKRLAHKRLAAEVTKLVHGKEGLESAKRCTNALYHSSIQALAQMSDEELQELFREAPFQEMLLEPGTTVLDACRKASAIPDGPKGYRMISEGAVWINHKREDKPEQVLIPNIHILSNGLTLLRVGKKNFHIVKWLSL